One part of the Brevundimonas subvibrioides ATCC 15264 genome encodes these proteins:
- the coxB gene encoding cytochrome c oxidase subunit II → MGLGTRALSKTGHLLGAASLAVFFATPTWAQDLMGQPTPGGIDLQPAASPLKHEAIFFHNVILMPIIVGICVLVLGLLAWIVIRYNEKSNPVPAKWSHNTVVEIIWTVLPVMILVGISLFSFRLLFAYHDTPPVDLTIKATGNQWNWAYEYPDQGVSEYISNMLPEDEAIARGVPYRLAADEPLVVPVGKTVRVLVTAADVIHAFAMPAFGLKTDAVPGRVNETWFKAERTGVFYGQCSELCGVDHAFMPIQINVVTEAEFAAWVASKGGSMTAAADAAATAAAAPAAAAAPVAPAAADAATPAVAEAPNPAAPSTASAPTASTTPAPAAAAPAAQ, encoded by the coding sequence ATGGGACTGGGCACGCGAGCCCTGAGCAAGACCGGACACCTCCTGGGTGCCGCTTCGCTCGCCGTCTTCTTCGCCACCCCGACGTGGGCGCAGGACCTGATGGGCCAGCCGACACCGGGCGGCATCGACCTGCAGCCGGCCGCCTCGCCGCTGAAGCACGAGGCGATCTTCTTCCACAACGTGATCCTGATGCCGATCATCGTCGGCATCTGCGTTCTGGTGCTGGGCCTGCTGGCCTGGATCGTGATCCGCTACAACGAGAAGTCCAATCCGGTTCCCGCCAAGTGGAGCCACAACACCGTCGTCGAGATCATCTGGACGGTGCTGCCGGTGATGATCCTGGTCGGCATCTCCCTGTTCTCGTTCCGCCTGCTGTTCGCCTATCACGACACGCCGCCCGTCGACCTGACCATCAAGGCCACGGGCAACCAGTGGAACTGGGCCTATGAGTACCCGGACCAGGGCGTGTCGGAATACATCTCCAACATGCTGCCCGAAGACGAGGCCATCGCGCGCGGCGTTCCCTATCGCCTGGCCGCCGACGAGCCCCTGGTCGTTCCGGTCGGCAAGACCGTCCGGGTGCTGGTGACGGCCGCCGACGTGATCCACGCCTTCGCCATGCCGGCCTTCGGCCTCAAGACCGACGCCGTGCCCGGCCGGGTCAACGAGACCTGGTTCAAGGCCGAGCGCACCGGCGTCTTCTACGGCCAGTGCTCCGAGCTGTGCGGCGTCGACCACGCCTTCATGCCGATCCAGATCAACGTCGTGACCGAGGCCGAGTTCGCGGCCTGGGTCGCCTCCAAGGGCGGATCGATGACCGCCGCCGCCGATGCGGCCGCCACGGCCGCGGCTGCCCCCGCCGCTGCCGCCGCTCCGGTGGCCCCGGCCGCCGCCGACGCCGCGACCCCGGCCGTTGCCGAGGCCCCGAACCCGGCCGCGCCTTCGACCGCTTCCGCCCCGACCGCTTCCACGACGCCGGCTCCCGCCGCCGCCGCACCGGCCGCCCAGTAA